Proteins encoded together in one Canis aureus isolate CA01 chromosome 21, VMU_Caureus_v.1.0, whole genome shotgun sequence window:
- the SF1 gene encoding splicing factor 1 isoform X10: protein MATGANATPLDFPSKKRKRSRWNQDTMEQKTVIPGMPTVIPPGLTREQERAYIVQLQIEDLTRKLRTGDLGIPPNPEDRSPSPEPIYNSEGKRLNTREFRTRKKLEEERHNLITEMVALNPDFKPPADYKPPATRVSDKVMIPQDEYPEINFVGLLIGPRGNTLKNIEKECNAKIMIRGKGSVKEGKVGRKDGQMLPGEDEPLHALVTANTMENVKKAVEQIRNILKQGIETPEDQNDLRKMQLRELARLNGTLREDDNRILRPWQSSETRSITNTTVCTKCGGAGHIASDCKFQRPGDPQSAQDKARMDKEYLSLMAELGEAPVPASVGSTSGPATTPLASAPRPAAPANNPPPPSLMSTTQSRPPWMNSGPSESRPYHGMHGGGPGGPGGGPHSFPHPLPSLTGGHGGHPMQHNPNGPPPPWMQPPPPPMNQGPHPPGHHGPPPMVPGKYACGLWGLSPASRKRYDATAAYGHDATAAAASQWAAPAPSLWSSSPMAAAAAAASATPSAQQQYGFQYPLAMAAKYDDYHHERWHRVHPAMATAAGGCRSFSRSPSDARQPHYGAPAPRGPAASAARGPSPSAASAAWFRRHDVCPAPSSSASHGPF, encoded by the exons ATGGCGACCGGAGCGAACGCCACGCCGCTGG ACTTCCCAAGTAAGAAGCGGAAGAGGAGCCGCTGGAACCAAGATACAATGGAACAGAAGACAGTGATTCCAGGAATGCCTACAGTCATCCCCCCTGGACTTACTCGGGAACAAGAAAGAGCTTATATAG TGCAACTGCAGATAGAAGACCTGACTCGTAAACTGCGCACAGGAGACCTGGGCATCCCCCCTAACCCTGAGGACAG GTCCCCTTCCCCTGAGCCCATCTACAATAGCGAGGGGAAGCGGCTTAACACCCGCGAGTTCCGCACCCGCAAAAAGCTTGAAGAGGAGCGGCACAACCTCATCACGGAAATGGTTGCCCTCAACCCTGATTTTAAGCCACCTGCAGATTACAA acctCCAGCAACACGGGTGAGCGATAAAGTCATGATTCCACAAGATGAGTATCCTGAAATCAACTTTGTGGGGCTGCTGATTGGGCCCAG AGGGAACACCTTGAAGAACATAGAGAAAGAGTGTAATGCCAAGATCATGATCCGAGGGAAAGGGTCTGTCAAAGAAGGGAAAGTTGGCCGCAAAGATGGCCAGATGCTGCCTGGAGAAGATGAGCCGCTTCATGCCCTGGTTACTGCTAACACCATGGAGAATGTGAAGAAAGCTGTGGAACAG ATAAGAAACATTCTGAAGCAGGGTATTGAGACCCCTGAGGACCAGAATGATCTACGGAAGATGCAGCTTCGGGAGTTGGCTCGTTTAAATGGGACCCTTCGGGAAGATGATAACAG GATCTTGAGACCCTGGCAGAGCTCAGAGACACGCAGCATTACCAATACCACAGTGTGTACCAAGTGTGGAGGGGCTGGCCACATTGCATCtgattgcaaattccaaag GCCTGGTGACCCCCAGTCAGCTCAGGATAAAGCACGGATGGATAAAGAGTATCTGTCCCTTATGGCTGAACTGGGCGAAGCACCGGTGCCAGCATCTGTGGGTTCCACATCTGGGCCCGCCACCACGCCCCTGGCCAGTGCACCTCGGCCTGCTGCTCCTGCCAACAACCCACCTCCACCG TCTCTCATGTCCACTACCCAGAGCCGCCCACCGTGGATGAATTCTGGCCCTTCAGAGAGTCGGCCCTACCATGGCATGCATGGAGGTGGTCCTGGTGGGCCTGGAGGTGGCCCCCACAGCTTCCCACACCCATTACCCAGCCTGACAGGTGGGCATGGTGGACATCCCATGCAGCACAACCCTAACGGACCCCCACCCCCTTGGatgcagccaccaccaccaccgatgAACCAGGGCCCAcacccacctgggcatcatggccCTCCTCCAATGG TACCTGGGAAGTACGCCTGTGGGCTCTGGGGTCTATCGCCTGCATCAAGGAAAAG GTATGATGCCACCGCCGCCTATGGGCATGatgccaccgccgccgccgcctcccagtgggcagcccccgccccctccctctggTCCTCTTCCCCcatggcagcagcagcagcagcagcctccgCCACCCCCTCCGCCCAGCAGCAGTATGGCTTCCAGTACCCCCTTGCCATGGCAGCAAA ATACGACGACTACCACCACGAGCGCTGGCACAGGGTCCATCCCGCCATGGCAACAGCAGCAGGCGGCTGCCGCAGCTTCTCCAGGAGCCCCTCAGATGCAAGGCAACCCCACTATGGTGCCCCTGCCCCCCGGGGTCCAGCCGCCTCTGCcgcccggggcccctccccctccgccgcctccgccgcctggTTCCGCCGGCATGATGtatgccccgccccctcctcctccgcctcccaTGGACCCTTCTAA
- the SF1 gene encoding splicing factor 1 isoform X8, translating into MATGANATPLDFPSKKRKRSRWNQDTMEQKTVIPGMPTVIPPGLTREQERAYIVQLQIEDLTRKLRTGDLGIPPNPEDRSPSPEPIYNSEGKRLNTREFRTRKKLEEERHNLITEMVALNPDFKPPADYKPPATRVSDKVMIPQDEYPEINFVGLLIGPRGNTLKNIEKECNAKIMIRGKGSVKEGKVGRKDGQMLPGEDEPLHALVTANTMENVKKAVEQIRNILKQGIETPEDQNDLRKMQLRELARLNGTLREDDNRILRPWQSSETRSITNTTVCTKCGGAGHIASDCKFQRPGDPQSAQDKARMDKEYLSLMAELGEAPVPASVGSTSGPATTPLASAPRPAAPANNPPPPSRPPWMNSGPSESRPYHGMHGGGPGGPGGGPHSFPHPLPSLTGGHGGHPMQHNPNGPPPPWMQPPPPPMNQGPHPPGHHGPPPMDQYLGSTPVGSGVYRLHQGKGMMPPPPMGMMPPPPPPPSGQPPPPPSGPLPPWQQQQQQPPPPPPPSSSMASSTPLPWQQNTTTTTTSAGTGSIPPWQQQQAAAAASPGAPQMQGNPTMVPLPPGVQPPLPPGAPPPPPPPPPGSAGMMYAPPPPPPPPMDPSNFVTMMGMGVAGMPPFGMPPAPPPPPPQN; encoded by the exons ATGGCGACCGGAGCGAACGCCACGCCGCTGG ACTTCCCAAGTAAGAAGCGGAAGAGGAGCCGCTGGAACCAAGATACAATGGAACAGAAGACAGTGATTCCAGGAATGCCTACAGTCATCCCCCCTGGACTTACTCGGGAACAAGAAAGAGCTTATATAG TGCAACTGCAGATAGAAGACCTGACTCGTAAACTGCGCACAGGAGACCTGGGCATCCCCCCTAACCCTGAGGACAG GTCCCCTTCCCCTGAGCCCATCTACAATAGCGAGGGGAAGCGGCTTAACACCCGCGAGTTCCGCACCCGCAAAAAGCTTGAAGAGGAGCGGCACAACCTCATCACGGAAATGGTTGCCCTCAACCCTGATTTTAAGCCACCTGCAGATTACAA acctCCAGCAACACGGGTGAGCGATAAAGTCATGATTCCACAAGATGAGTATCCTGAAATCAACTTTGTGGGGCTGCTGATTGGGCCCAG AGGGAACACCTTGAAGAACATAGAGAAAGAGTGTAATGCCAAGATCATGATCCGAGGGAAAGGGTCTGTCAAAGAAGGGAAAGTTGGCCGCAAAGATGGCCAGATGCTGCCTGGAGAAGATGAGCCGCTTCATGCCCTGGTTACTGCTAACACCATGGAGAATGTGAAGAAAGCTGTGGAACAG ATAAGAAACATTCTGAAGCAGGGTATTGAGACCCCTGAGGACCAGAATGATCTACGGAAGATGCAGCTTCGGGAGTTGGCTCGTTTAAATGGGACCCTTCGGGAAGATGATAACAG GATCTTGAGACCCTGGCAGAGCTCAGAGACACGCAGCATTACCAATACCACAGTGTGTACCAAGTGTGGAGGGGCTGGCCACATTGCATCtgattgcaaattccaaag GCCTGGTGACCCCCAGTCAGCTCAGGATAAAGCACGGATGGATAAAGAGTATCTGTCCCTTATGGCTGAACTGGGCGAAGCACCGGTGCCAGCATCTGTGGGTTCCACATCTGGGCCCGCCACCACGCCCCTGGCCAGTGCACCTCGGCCTGCTGCTCCTGCCAACAACCCACCTCCACCG AGCCGCCCACCGTGGATGAATTCTGGCCCTTCAGAGAGTCGGCCCTACCATGGCATGCATGGAGGTGGTCCTGGTGGGCCTGGAGGTGGCCCCCACAGCTTCCCACACCCATTACCCAGCCTGACAGGTGGGCATGGTGGACATCCCATGCAGCACAACCCTAACGGACCCCCACCCCCTTGGatgcagccaccaccaccaccgatgAACCAGGGCCCAcacccacctgggcatcatggccCTCCTCCAATGG ATCAGTACCTGGGAAGTACGCCTGTGGGCTCTGGGGTCTATCGCCTGCATCAAGGAAAAG GTATGATGCCACCGCCGCCTATGGGCATGatgccaccgccgccgccgcctcccagtgggcagcccccgccccctccctctggTCCTCTTCCCCcatggcagcagcagcagcagcagcctccgCCACCCCCTCCGCCCAGCAGCAGTATGGCTTCCAGTACCCCCTTGCCATGGCAGCAAA ATACGACGACTACCACCACGAGCGCTGGCACAGGGTCCATCCCGCCATGGCAACAGCAGCAGGCGGCTGCCGCAGCTTCTCCAGGAGCCCCTCAGATGCAAGGCAACCCCACTATGGTGCCCCTGCCCCCCGGGGTCCAGCCGCCTCTGCcgcccggggcccctccccctccgccgcctccgccgcctggTTCCGCCGGCATGATGtatgccccgccccctcctcctccgcctcccaTGGACCCTTCTAACTTTGTCACCATGATGGGCATGGGGGTGGCGGGCATGCCGCCCTTCGGGATGCCTCCAGCTCCCCCACCGCCTCCACCACAGAACTAG
- the SF1 gene encoding splicing factor 1 isoform X1 — protein MATGANATPLGKLGPPGLPPVSGPKGGFEPGPPPAPGPGAGLLVPGQPPPPPVGSVGALTAAFPFAALPPPPPPPPPPPQQPPPPPPSPGSSYPPPQPPPPPPLYQRVSPPQPPPPHQDQQPGPAGGGGDFPSKKRKRSRWNQDTMEQKTVIPGMPTVIPPGLTREQERAYIVQLQIEDLTRKLRTGDLGIPPNPEDRSPSPEPIYNSEGKRLNTREFRTRKKLEEERHNLITEMVALNPDFKPPADYKPPATRVSDKVMIPQDEYPEINFVGLLIGPRGNTLKNIEKECNAKIMIRGKGSVKEGKVGRKDGQMLPGEDEPLHALVTANTMENVKKAVEQIRNILKQGIETPEDQNDLRKMQLRELARLNGTLREDDNRILRPWQSSETRSITNTTVCTKCGGAGHIASDCKFQRPGDPQSAQDKARMDKEYLSLMAELGEAPVPASVGSTSGPATTPLASAPRPAAPANNPPPPSLMSTTQSRPPWMNSGPSESRPYHGMHGGGPGGPGGGPHSFPHPLPSLTGGHGGHPMQHNPNGPPPPWMQPPPPPMNQGPHPPGHHGPPPMDQYLGSTPVGSGVYRLHQGKGMMPPPPMGMMPPPPPPPSGQPPPPPSGPLPPWQQQQQQPPPPPPPSSSMASSTPLPWQQNTTTTTTSAGTGSIPPWQQQQAAAAASPGAPQMQGNPTMVPLPPGVQPPLPPGAPPPPPPPPPGSAGMMYAPPPPPPPPMDPSNFVTMMGMGVAGMPPFGMPPAPPPPPPQN, from the exons ATGGCGACCGGAGCGAACGCCACGCCGCTGGGTAAGCTGGgcccccccggcctcccccccgTTTCCGGGCCCAAAGGGGGCTTCGAGCCGGGGCCACCGCCTGCTCccgggcctggggcggggctgcTGGTGCCCGGGcagccgccgcccccgcccgtgGGCTCGGTGGGAGCCCTGACCGCGGCCTTCCCCTTCGCggcgctgccgccgccgccaccgccgccgcccccgcctccccagcagccgccgccgccgccgccctccccggGCTCCTCGTACCCGCCGCCGCAGCCTCCCCCTCCGCCGCCGCTCTACCAGCGCGTgtcgccgccgcagccgccgccacCCCATCAGGACCAGCAGCCGGGCCCGGCCGGCGGCGGAGGAG ACTTCCCAAGTAAGAAGCGGAAGAGGAGCCGCTGGAACCAAGATACAATGGAACAGAAGACAGTGATTCCAGGAATGCCTACAGTCATCCCCCCTGGACTTACTCGGGAACAAGAAAGAGCTTATATAG TGCAACTGCAGATAGAAGACCTGACTCGTAAACTGCGCACAGGAGACCTGGGCATCCCCCCTAACCCTGAGGACAG GTCCCCTTCCCCTGAGCCCATCTACAATAGCGAGGGGAAGCGGCTTAACACCCGCGAGTTCCGCACCCGCAAAAAGCTTGAAGAGGAGCGGCACAACCTCATCACGGAAATGGTTGCCCTCAACCCTGATTTTAAGCCACCTGCAGATTACAA acctCCAGCAACACGGGTGAGCGATAAAGTCATGATTCCACAAGATGAGTATCCTGAAATCAACTTTGTGGGGCTGCTGATTGGGCCCAG AGGGAACACCTTGAAGAACATAGAGAAAGAGTGTAATGCCAAGATCATGATCCGAGGGAAAGGGTCTGTCAAAGAAGGGAAAGTTGGCCGCAAAGATGGCCAGATGCTGCCTGGAGAAGATGAGCCGCTTCATGCCCTGGTTACTGCTAACACCATGGAGAATGTGAAGAAAGCTGTGGAACAG ATAAGAAACATTCTGAAGCAGGGTATTGAGACCCCTGAGGACCAGAATGATCTACGGAAGATGCAGCTTCGGGAGTTGGCTCGTTTAAATGGGACCCTTCGGGAAGATGATAACAG GATCTTGAGACCCTGGCAGAGCTCAGAGACACGCAGCATTACCAATACCACAGTGTGTACCAAGTGTGGAGGGGCTGGCCACATTGCATCtgattgcaaattccaaag GCCTGGTGACCCCCAGTCAGCTCAGGATAAAGCACGGATGGATAAAGAGTATCTGTCCCTTATGGCTGAACTGGGCGAAGCACCGGTGCCAGCATCTGTGGGTTCCACATCTGGGCCCGCCACCACGCCCCTGGCCAGTGCACCTCGGCCTGCTGCTCCTGCCAACAACCCACCTCCACCG TCTCTCATGTCCACTACCCAGAGCCGCCCACCGTGGATGAATTCTGGCCCTTCAGAGAGTCGGCCCTACCATGGCATGCATGGAGGTGGTCCTGGTGGGCCTGGAGGTGGCCCCCACAGCTTCCCACACCCATTACCCAGCCTGACAGGTGGGCATGGTGGACATCCCATGCAGCACAACCCTAACGGACCCCCACCCCCTTGGatgcagccaccaccaccaccgatgAACCAGGGCCCAcacccacctgggcatcatggccCTCCTCCAATGG ATCAGTACCTGGGAAGTACGCCTGTGGGCTCTGGGGTCTATCGCCTGCATCAAGGAAAAG GTATGATGCCACCGCCGCCTATGGGCATGatgccaccgccgccgccgcctcccagtgggcagcccccgccccctccctctggTCCTCTTCCCCcatggcagcagcagcagcagcagcctccgCCACCCCCTCCGCCCAGCAGCAGTATGGCTTCCAGTACCCCCTTGCCATGGCAGCAAA ATACGACGACTACCACCACGAGCGCTGGCACAGGGTCCATCCCGCCATGGCAACAGCAGCAGGCGGCTGCCGCAGCTTCTCCAGGAGCCCCTCAGATGCAAGGCAACCCCACTATGGTGCCCCTGCCCCCCGGGGTCCAGCCGCCTCTGCcgcccggggcccctccccctccgccgcctccgccgcctggTTCCGCCGGCATGATGtatgccccgccccctcctcctccgcctcccaTGGACCCTTCTAACTTTGTCACCATGATGGGCATGGGGGTGGCGGGCATGCCGCCCTTCGGGATGCCTCCAGCTCCCCCACCGCCTCCACCACAGAACTAG
- the SF1 gene encoding splicing factor 1 isoform X6, with translation MATGANATPLDFPSKKRKRSRWNQDTMEQKTVIPGMPTVIPPGLTREQERAYIVQLQIEDLTRKLRTGDLGIPPNPEDRSPSPEPIYNSEGKRLNTREFRTRKKLEEERHNLITEMVALNPDFKPPADYKPPATRVSDKVMIPQDEYPEINFVGLLIGPRGNTLKNIEKECNAKIMIRGKGSVKEGKVGRKDGQMLPGEDEPLHALVTANTMENVKKAVEQIRNILKQGIETPEDQNDLRKMQLRELARLNGTLREDDNRILRPWQSSETRSITNTTVCTKCGGAGHIASDCKFQRPGDPQSAQDKARMDKEYLSLMAELGEAPVPASVGSTSGPATTPLASAPRPAAPANNPPPPSLMSTTQSRPPWMNSGPSESRPYHGMHGGGPGGPGGGPHSFPHPLPSLTGGHGGHPMQHNPNGPPPPWMQPPPPPMNQGPHPPGHHGPPPMDQYLGSTPVGSGVYRLHQGKGMMPPPPMGMMPPPPPPPSGQPPPPPSGPLPPWQQQQQQPPPPPPPSSSMASSTPLPWQQNTTTTTTSAGTGSIPPWQQQQAAAAASPGAPQMQGNPTMVPLPPGVQPPLPPGAPPPPPPPPPGSAGMMYAPPPPPPPPMDPSNFVTMMGMGVAGMPPFGMPPAPPPPPPQN, from the exons ATGGCGACCGGAGCGAACGCCACGCCGCTGG ACTTCCCAAGTAAGAAGCGGAAGAGGAGCCGCTGGAACCAAGATACAATGGAACAGAAGACAGTGATTCCAGGAATGCCTACAGTCATCCCCCCTGGACTTACTCGGGAACAAGAAAGAGCTTATATAG TGCAACTGCAGATAGAAGACCTGACTCGTAAACTGCGCACAGGAGACCTGGGCATCCCCCCTAACCCTGAGGACAG GTCCCCTTCCCCTGAGCCCATCTACAATAGCGAGGGGAAGCGGCTTAACACCCGCGAGTTCCGCACCCGCAAAAAGCTTGAAGAGGAGCGGCACAACCTCATCACGGAAATGGTTGCCCTCAACCCTGATTTTAAGCCACCTGCAGATTACAA acctCCAGCAACACGGGTGAGCGATAAAGTCATGATTCCACAAGATGAGTATCCTGAAATCAACTTTGTGGGGCTGCTGATTGGGCCCAG AGGGAACACCTTGAAGAACATAGAGAAAGAGTGTAATGCCAAGATCATGATCCGAGGGAAAGGGTCTGTCAAAGAAGGGAAAGTTGGCCGCAAAGATGGCCAGATGCTGCCTGGAGAAGATGAGCCGCTTCATGCCCTGGTTACTGCTAACACCATGGAGAATGTGAAGAAAGCTGTGGAACAG ATAAGAAACATTCTGAAGCAGGGTATTGAGACCCCTGAGGACCAGAATGATCTACGGAAGATGCAGCTTCGGGAGTTGGCTCGTTTAAATGGGACCCTTCGGGAAGATGATAACAG GATCTTGAGACCCTGGCAGAGCTCAGAGACACGCAGCATTACCAATACCACAGTGTGTACCAAGTGTGGAGGGGCTGGCCACATTGCATCtgattgcaaattccaaag GCCTGGTGACCCCCAGTCAGCTCAGGATAAAGCACGGATGGATAAAGAGTATCTGTCCCTTATGGCTGAACTGGGCGAAGCACCGGTGCCAGCATCTGTGGGTTCCACATCTGGGCCCGCCACCACGCCCCTGGCCAGTGCACCTCGGCCTGCTGCTCCTGCCAACAACCCACCTCCACCG TCTCTCATGTCCACTACCCAGAGCCGCCCACCGTGGATGAATTCTGGCCCTTCAGAGAGTCGGCCCTACCATGGCATGCATGGAGGTGGTCCTGGTGGGCCTGGAGGTGGCCCCCACAGCTTCCCACACCCATTACCCAGCCTGACAGGTGGGCATGGTGGACATCCCATGCAGCACAACCCTAACGGACCCCCACCCCCTTGGatgcagccaccaccaccaccgatgAACCAGGGCCCAcacccacctgggcatcatggccCTCCTCCAATGG ATCAGTACCTGGGAAGTACGCCTGTGGGCTCTGGGGTCTATCGCCTGCATCAAGGAAAAG GTATGATGCCACCGCCGCCTATGGGCATGatgccaccgccgccgccgcctcccagtgggcagcccccgccccctccctctggTCCTCTTCCCCcatggcagcagcagcagcagcagcctccgCCACCCCCTCCGCCCAGCAGCAGTATGGCTTCCAGTACCCCCTTGCCATGGCAGCAAA ATACGACGACTACCACCACGAGCGCTGGCACAGGGTCCATCCCGCCATGGCAACAGCAGCAGGCGGCTGCCGCAGCTTCTCCAGGAGCCCCTCAGATGCAAGGCAACCCCACTATGGTGCCCCTGCCCCCCGGGGTCCAGCCGCCTCTGCcgcccggggcccctccccctccgccgcctccgccgcctggTTCCGCCGGCATGATGtatgccccgccccctcctcctccgcctcccaTGGACCCTTCTAACTTTGTCACCATGATGGGCATGGGGGTGGCGGGCATGCCGCCCTTCGGGATGCCTCCAGCTCCCCCACCGCCTCCACCACAGAACTAG
- the SF1 gene encoding splicing factor 1 isoform X9 codes for MATGANATPLDFPSKKRKRSRWNQDTMEQKTVIPGMPTVIPPGLTREQERAYIVQLQIEDLTRKLRTGDLGIPPNPEDRSPSPEPIYNSEGKRLNTREFRTRKKLEEERHNLITEMVALNPDFKPPADYKPPATRVSDKVMIPQDEYPEINFVGLLIGPRGNTLKNIEKECNAKIMIRGKGSVKEGKVGRKDGQMLPGEDEPLHALVTANTMENVKKAVEQIRNILKQGIETPEDQNDLRKMQLRELARLNGTLREDDNRILRPWQSSETRSITNTTVCTKCGGAGHIASDCKFQRPGDPQSAQDKARMDKEYLSLMAELGEAPVPASVGSTSGPATTPLASAPRPAAPANNPPPPSLMSTTQSRPPWMNSGPSESRPYHGMHGGGPGGPGGGPHSFPHPLPSLTGGHGGHPMQHNPNGPPPPWMQPPPPPMNQGPHPPGHHGPPPMGKSVPGKYACGLWGLSPASRKRYDATAAYGHDATAAAASQWAAPAPSLWSSSPMAAAAAAASATPSAQQQYGFQYPLAMAAKYDDYHHERWHRVHPAMATAAGGCRSFSRSPSDARQPHYGAPAPRGPAASAARGPSPSAASAAWFRRHDVCPAPSSSASHGPF; via the exons ATGGCGACCGGAGCGAACGCCACGCCGCTGG ACTTCCCAAGTAAGAAGCGGAAGAGGAGCCGCTGGAACCAAGATACAATGGAACAGAAGACAGTGATTCCAGGAATGCCTACAGTCATCCCCCCTGGACTTACTCGGGAACAAGAAAGAGCTTATATAG TGCAACTGCAGATAGAAGACCTGACTCGTAAACTGCGCACAGGAGACCTGGGCATCCCCCCTAACCCTGAGGACAG GTCCCCTTCCCCTGAGCCCATCTACAATAGCGAGGGGAAGCGGCTTAACACCCGCGAGTTCCGCACCCGCAAAAAGCTTGAAGAGGAGCGGCACAACCTCATCACGGAAATGGTTGCCCTCAACCCTGATTTTAAGCCACCTGCAGATTACAA acctCCAGCAACACGGGTGAGCGATAAAGTCATGATTCCACAAGATGAGTATCCTGAAATCAACTTTGTGGGGCTGCTGATTGGGCCCAG AGGGAACACCTTGAAGAACATAGAGAAAGAGTGTAATGCCAAGATCATGATCCGAGGGAAAGGGTCTGTCAAAGAAGGGAAAGTTGGCCGCAAAGATGGCCAGATGCTGCCTGGAGAAGATGAGCCGCTTCATGCCCTGGTTACTGCTAACACCATGGAGAATGTGAAGAAAGCTGTGGAACAG ATAAGAAACATTCTGAAGCAGGGTATTGAGACCCCTGAGGACCAGAATGATCTACGGAAGATGCAGCTTCGGGAGTTGGCTCGTTTAAATGGGACCCTTCGGGAAGATGATAACAG GATCTTGAGACCCTGGCAGAGCTCAGAGACACGCAGCATTACCAATACCACAGTGTGTACCAAGTGTGGAGGGGCTGGCCACATTGCATCtgattgcaaattccaaag GCCTGGTGACCCCCAGTCAGCTCAGGATAAAGCACGGATGGATAAAGAGTATCTGTCCCTTATGGCTGAACTGGGCGAAGCACCGGTGCCAGCATCTGTGGGTTCCACATCTGGGCCCGCCACCACGCCCCTGGCCAGTGCACCTCGGCCTGCTGCTCCTGCCAACAACCCACCTCCACCG TCTCTCATGTCCACTACCCAGAGCCGCCCACCGTGGATGAATTCTGGCCCTTCAGAGAGTCGGCCCTACCATGGCATGCATGGAGGTGGTCCTGGTGGGCCTGGAGGTGGCCCCCACAGCTTCCCACACCCATTACCCAGCCTGACAGGTGGGCATGGTGGACATCCCATGCAGCACAACCCTAACGGACCCCCACCCCCTTGGatgcagccaccaccaccaccgatgAACCAGGGCCCAcacccacctgggcatcatggccCTCCTCCAATGGGTAA ATCAGTACCTGGGAAGTACGCCTGTGGGCTCTGGGGTCTATCGCCTGCATCAAGGAAAAG GTATGATGCCACCGCCGCCTATGGGCATGatgccaccgccgccgccgcctcccagtgggcagcccccgccccctccctctggTCCTCTTCCCCcatggcagcagcagcagcagcagcctccgCCACCCCCTCCGCCCAGCAGCAGTATGGCTTCCAGTACCCCCTTGCCATGGCAGCAAA ATACGACGACTACCACCACGAGCGCTGGCACAGGGTCCATCCCGCCATGGCAACAGCAGCAGGCGGCTGCCGCAGCTTCTCCAGGAGCCCCTCAGATGCAAGGCAACCCCACTATGGTGCCCCTGCCCCCCGGGGTCCAGCCGCCTCTGCcgcccggggcccctccccctccgccgcctccgccgcctggTTCCGCCGGCATGATGtatgccccgccccctcctcctccgcctcccaTGGACCCTTCTAA